A genomic stretch from Anaerobacillus sp. CMMVII includes:
- a CDS encoding CapA family protein: protein MKFHQKLLLVLALFLVFTTNPILAHELVYEETEGLTSSSERKTALTNINHTTIMFKALFKQNTQEKTVTLLSSLRYIDRFLGDVRERLIESSRVEPEEVVITISAAGDVTLGGDDSYGYQGSFNQVAKNNDPAYFVQNIKDIFSNDDLTIVNLEGALTNATAKATKQFTFKGDPSYTEILTLGSIEAVNLANNHTFDYLQKGFDDTIYHLTNAGIGYFGYEQHYLTEIKGVKVGLLGFTGWYDTITLRNQIREGIQGLKENGATIIIVNFHWGVERSYVPNQTQQSIGRYTIDAGADLVLGHHPHVVQGIEEYKDKFIVYSLGNFMFGGNRNPSDKDTFVFQQSFYIKGEELTDKKEIRVLPFSISSESNRNNFQPTPMTGAAADNLKQKLVQLSLQITETDWQQYEVEN, encoded by the coding sequence ATGAAGTTTCATCAAAAATTGTTACTAGTTCTAGCACTTTTTTTGGTATTTACTACTAATCCTATTTTAGCTCATGAATTAGTTTACGAAGAGACTGAAGGTCTAACATCATCCTCTGAAAGGAAAACAGCCCTTACGAATATAAATCATACAACGATCATGTTCAAAGCACTATTTAAGCAAAATACACAAGAGAAAACTGTGACACTGTTAAGTTCACTTCGATACATAGATAGGTTTCTTGGTGATGTAAGAGAGAGATTAATCGAAAGTAGTAGAGTAGAACCAGAAGAGGTAGTTATCACAATTAGCGCTGCAGGCGATGTTACTTTAGGTGGGGACGATTCCTATGGATATCAAGGTAGCTTTAATCAAGTAGCAAAAAATAATGATCCTGCCTACTTCGTCCAAAACATTAAGGATATATTCAGTAATGACGATTTAACCATTGTCAATTTAGAAGGTGCATTAACAAATGCTACAGCAAAAGCCACCAAACAATTTACGTTTAAGGGAGATCCTTCATACACTGAAATTCTTACGCTAGGAAGCATAGAAGCTGTCAATCTCGCCAATAATCACACGTTTGATTACTTGCAAAAAGGCTTTGATGATACAATTTACCATTTAACCAATGCAGGGATTGGCTATTTTGGTTACGAACAGCATTACCTTACCGAAATAAAAGGTGTCAAAGTTGGGCTCCTTGGGTTCACCGGGTGGTATGATACGATCACTTTACGTAATCAAATCCGAGAGGGGATCCAGGGATTAAAGGAAAACGGAGCAACCATCATTATTGTAAATTTCCATTGGGGTGTTGAAAGAAGCTATGTTCCAAACCAAACACAACAATCGATAGGAAGATACACGATTGATGCAGGGGCTGATTTAGTTCTAGGGCATCATCCACATGTTGTTCAAGGAATTGAGGAGTACAAGGATAAGTTTATTGTTTATAGCCTTGGCAATTTTATGTTTGGTGGAAACAGAAATCCCTCAGATAAAGATACATTCGTCTTTCAGCAATCATTTTATATAAAGGGGGAAGAACTAACAGACAAAAAGGAGATCCGAGTTCTTCCTTTTAGTATCTCATCAGAAAGTAACCGAAATAATTTTCAACCAACACCAATGACAGGTGCTGCGGCTGATAACTTAAAACAAAAACTCG
- the gndA gene encoding NADP-dependent phosphogluconate dehydrogenase, whose translation MPKQQIGVIGLAVMGKNLALNIESRGYSISVYNRSSDKTKEFVTESQGKNVVAAYSLEEFVQSLEVPRKILLMVKAGTPTDATIDQLKPLLDKGDIIIDGGNTFFVDTQRRNKELSEAGINFIGTGVSGGEEGALKGPSIMPGGQKEAYDLVENILKDISAKVDGDPCCTYIGPDGAGHYVKMVHNGIEYGDMQLISEAYFLMKHALGLNADEFHEIFADWNKGELDSYLIEITADIFTKMDDETGKPLVDVILDTAGQKGTGKWTSQSALDLGVPLPIITESVFARFISAMKAERVKASGMLSGPEATTFTGDKQEFIESVRKALYMSKICSYAQGFAQMRAASDEYGWDLRYGDIAMIFRGGCIIRAAFLQKIKDAYDRDPHLPNLLLDQYFKEIVESYQGALREVIGQAITRGIPVPCFSSALAYYDSYRTATLPANLLQAQRDYFGAHTYERIDKEGIFHTEWMEK comes from the coding sequence ATGCCAAAACAACAAATAGGTGTTATTGGATTAGCGGTAATGGGGAAAAATTTAGCATTAAATATTGAAAGCCGCGGCTACTCTATCTCGGTTTACAATCGTTCTTCAGACAAAACTAAGGAGTTTGTTACTGAGTCACAAGGGAAAAATGTTGTTGCAGCTTACAGTCTTGAGGAGTTTGTTCAATCACTGGAAGTCCCAAGGAAAATTTTACTTATGGTTAAGGCCGGTACGCCAACAGATGCAACAATTGATCAACTTAAGCCTCTGTTAGATAAAGGGGATATTATCATTGATGGTGGAAATACCTTCTTTGTTGATACCCAAAGAAGAAATAAAGAACTAAGTGAAGCGGGTATCAACTTTATCGGTACTGGCGTTTCAGGTGGTGAAGAAGGTGCGTTAAAAGGACCTTCAATTATGCCTGGAGGACAAAAGGAAGCCTACGATTTAGTTGAAAATATCTTAAAGGATATATCTGCAAAAGTTGACGGGGACCCTTGTTGTACATATATTGGTCCAGATGGTGCTGGTCATTATGTAAAAATGGTCCACAACGGAATTGAATATGGGGATATGCAGTTGATTTCTGAAGCTTACTTTTTAATGAAGCATGCACTAGGGCTAAATGCCGATGAATTTCATGAAATCTTTGCTGACTGGAACAAAGGTGAATTAGATAGTTATTTAATCGAAATTACGGCAGATATCTTCACAAAGATGGACGACGAAACTGGTAAACCATTAGTGGATGTGATTCTTGATACTGCTGGACAAAAAGGAACTGGGAAATGGACGAGTCAAAGTGCCTTAGACCTTGGTGTACCGCTTCCAATTATTACAGAGTCTGTTTTTGCCAGATTTATTTCTGCGATGAAAGCTGAACGTGTAAAAGCTAGTGGAATGTTATCAGGCCCTGAAGCAACTACTTTTACAGGTGATAAACAGGAGTTTATTGAATCTGTACGTAAAGCTTTGTATATGAGCAAAATTTGTTCGTACGCCCAAGGATTTGCGCAAATGCGTGCGGCTTCCGATGAATATGGTTGGGATTTACGATATGGAGACATTGCGATGATCTTCAGGGGTGGGTGTATTATTCGAGCGGCGTTTCTGCAGAAGATTAAAGATGCTTATGATCGTGATCCTCATTTACCTAATTTATTATTAGATCAATATTTTAAAGAGATTGTGGAGAGCTACCAAGGAGCGTTACGAGAAGTGATTGGTCAAGCAATAACTCGCGGGATACCTGTTCCTTGTTTTTCAAGCGCCTTAGCCTATTATGATAGCTATCGCACCGCTACGTTGCCTGCCAATCTCCTCCAAGCACAACGCGACTATTTTGGTGCTCACACCTATGAACGAATCGATAAAGAAGGGATTTTTCATACCGAGTGGATGGAAAAATAA
- the zwf gene encoding glucose-6-phosphate dehydrogenase, with protein sequence MNKTEQLETVVVIFGATGDLAKRKLFPSIYNLYKKGHLSSNFAVVGIGRRELSQEEFQANVQKSVSKLEVDEHLSEFANHFYYHPFDVTNRTSYLNLKDLLGELDQKYQTKGNRIFYLAMAPEFFGEIAGHLKQEGLTSTEGFSRLIIEKPFGHDYPSAEQLNEQIRHAFSEDQIYRIDHYLGKEMVQNIEVIRFANAIFEPLWNNRYIANIQVTSSEVLGVEDRGGYYENSGTLRDMVQNHMMQMVSLLAMEPPIKLTTDEIRSEKIKVLRAMRPIQETEVDDFFVRGQYTSGTINGEEVIGYREENNVRETSTTETYVAGKILIDNFRWAGVPFYIRTGKRMTEKSTIIIVQFKDIPMNLYFNQNDQNITPNLLVIHIQPNEGITLSLNARKSDQNFKTIPINLSYCNNCDDVVNTPEAYEKLLYDCMRGDATNFTHWDEVALSWKFVDPISHVWENKTDTIPNYKAGSMGPDEANLLLAKDGFYWWALPEAP encoded by the coding sequence TTGAATAAAACAGAACAACTCGAAACCGTTGTCGTTATTTTTGGTGCAACAGGTGATTTAGCGAAACGAAAACTGTTTCCATCCATCTATAACTTGTATAAGAAAGGGCACCTGTCAAGTAATTTTGCAGTGGTTGGAATAGGAAGACGTGAATTATCTCAAGAAGAATTTCAAGCAAATGTTCAAAAATCAGTTTCAAAGTTAGAAGTGGATGAACATTTATCGGAATTTGCCAATCACTTTTATTATCATCCGTTCGATGTTACAAATCGAACATCTTATTTAAACCTAAAAGATTTGTTGGGTGAATTGGATCAGAAGTACCAAACAAAAGGAAATCGCATTTTTTATTTGGCAATGGCTCCAGAATTTTTCGGGGAAATTGCTGGGCATCTAAAACAAGAAGGGTTAACTTCTACAGAAGGCTTTAGCCGTTTAATTATTGAAAAACCGTTCGGACATGACTATCCTTCTGCCGAGCAGTTAAATGAGCAGATCCGTCATGCCTTTTCTGAAGATCAAATTTATCGTATTGACCATTACTTAGGGAAAGAAATGGTTCAGAACATTGAAGTTATCAGATTTGCGAACGCAATTTTTGAACCGTTATGGAATAACCGCTATATTGCCAATATCCAAGTTACTTCGAGTGAAGTTTTAGGGGTAGAGGATCGTGGTGGCTATTATGAAAATTCAGGTACCTTGCGAGACATGGTTCAAAATCATATGATGCAAATGGTCTCGTTACTTGCAATGGAACCACCAATTAAATTAACAACAGATGAAATACGTAGTGAAAAAATTAAAGTATTACGTGCGATGCGTCCTATTCAAGAAACTGAGGTAGATGACTTTTTTGTAAGAGGACAATATACAAGCGGAACAATCAACGGTGAAGAAGTAATTGGGTACCGTGAGGAGAACAATGTTAGGGAAACATCTACGACGGAAACATATGTAGCTGGGAAAATACTTATTGATAATTTCAGATGGGCGGGTGTGCCTTTTTACATCCGCACTGGAAAGCGGATGACAGAAAAGTCAACGATTATCATTGTTCAATTTAAAGATATTCCGATGAATTTATATTTCAATCAAAACGATCAAAATATCACACCAAATCTGTTAGTGATCCATATTCAACCAAACGAGGGGATTACGCTTTCTTTAAACGCAAGAAAGTCAGATCAAAATTTTAAGACGATTCCGATAAACTTAAGTTACTGCAATAATTGTGATGATGTTGTAAATACTCCGGAAGCGTATGAAAAACTGTTATATGATTGCATGCGCGGGGATGCTACTAATTTTACACATTGGGATGAAGTTGCACTTTCGTGGAAATTCGTTGATCCAATTTCGCATGTATGGGAAAATAAAACCGATACAATTCCAAATTATAAAGCCGGATCTATGGGACCAGATGAAGCGAACCTCTTGTTAGCGAAAGATGGCTTTTATTGGTGGGCGTTACCAGAAGCACCATAA